CGGGCACCAGTGCCAGCGCATCATCGGAAGCGTGTTCCAGGAACAGTGACAGGGTCTTGCGGAAATACGTTTTCGTAAGCTCGCAGCCGTGGTCGTGTACCACCTGATAGGACGGCCACATGTCCACGAAGGCAAAGCGCCGGCGGACTGCGACGTCGACGAGAGCAATGCTCCGGTCCGCCGTGTTCATGGTTCCGAGGATGTGAAGATTCCGGGGCAATCGGAGCCGGTTTCCAATGGGCAATCCGAAGTCGTGGGCAAGGCTGACTTCCCGGTCGGGATCTTCCGACTCAAGCAGGAAAATCGCCTCGCCGAGGACTTTCGCCAGATCAGCCCGGTTGATCTCGTCCACGACGAGCAGAAACTCCCTGTCGCCGGCACTGGCCACAGCGTTGAGCAGATACCCACGCTTTGGGGCGAATCGAAGTCCGACTTCCGAACCGTCCACCACTGGAGCCAGGCCACCGATGAAGTTCTCGTATGTCGTATTTGCGTGGAATTGAACAATCTCGCCTCTATGATTGAACTTCTCTGCGAGCAGCCGCTTTGCCAGATGTGTCTTGCCAGTGCCCGGTGGGCCCTGCAGGATCACAAACCGCCGCCGCAGCAGAAGCTGAAGCACATCCTCCTCATTCGTCGCTGGCATCATGCACCCGAACCATTGGGCACGGATTCTACCTGCTTCTGATGAGGACGAGCTGAGCGGATCATAGCCGCGCTCTTCGACAAGCAAATCCAGAAATGCCAGCAGGCCGTTCCGCGCCAGCTGGACATTGTCAGCCGGCGGGCGGAACAGTCCGTACACTTCTGCCCCATAGCGCCGGAGAGCCTTGCCGAGCTCCGGCCAACGGTTCACAACGGTCTCTGGTATCCGGACATCCGCCCGCGTAGGATCCTGTTTTGCCCACGCCGAGCCCGCGGCTTGCTGATTGAGCCATGAGCAGATCGCACGGACCTTCCGCGCGTGGCCTGGTCGGCTCAGGATGCCCTCGTCCGGACTCAACCCCTGTGTTCCTACCACGAATCCGATCAGGCACGGACCCGATGTCCAGTCCGTTGGCGGGAAAAAAACAAGAGACGTGCCACCGTAAGCGCCGCTGTCCGGGTTCTGCGGGTGAATATACGCTGCGTAGGGAACTTCGATGTCCTCGGGTGCGCGCAACTTGAGCGTGTTTCGGGCCTTGTCTGGATATCGGCCGTGGCCACCGAATAGCCGATCAAGAGCTTCCTGGTGGTTCTTCGCCCAGTTCTGCTTCCGAGGATTGAGAATCAGCGCAATCAGCTCGTCAATGGGCATCCCCTTAGTCATACCGCAAGCGGACTGTCGGATCGAGGACCGCTGCGTCCCATCTGGCAGTTCTGAGGGCGATCATCGAGCGGGCGCAGCCGACAGGCCAATGGACGGCTCGTATCGTGAGAGTTCGGGCTCATCGAGAGAGTCCTCGTGACTGTGCCGCCAACCGCGCTGGCGGCATTCTCGGCAGGCCTGGCGCTGCCGGCAGTCGAGGACTATGCGGGCTTGCCCGGGTGATCGCCGGAGCGGAGGGGGCTCATGCCGCTCGCGATCCGGAGCCTGGAGATGCTCCGGGGACGGGATCAGAGGGGCTGGACCGATTCCATCCCCGAGAGGCGCGAGATTCGTGTCAGACGGAGGGTTCTTTCTTCGGGCCCAGGGGGTGGTTCTTCCCGTCCCCTTCGTAGGCGGGGCGGGCGGAGGCGCGGCGGGTCAGCTTGCGCGCCGCCGGGTCGTACAGGCGCATCTCGCCGGAGCGGTAGCTTTCGCAGCCGAGCATCACCGACAGCATCACCTGATGGGCCAACTCGGGACCAAGAACGGGAGTCTTGCGCGTGCGCATGCACTCGAAGAAGTTGTCCGTGTGGCGGCGGTTCATTTCGCGCTGCGCGTTCTTGAATTCGAACGTCCGCGCTTCCGTGGGACGGTTCAGCGCCCTGGCGACGAACATCTCCGGCGTGACGATCACACGGTCGTTCTCCACGACGATCGTGCCCGAATGGCCGTAGATGACCTGCGGCAGATACCGGTTCGGCGCGCCGTTGGCCATCGAGCCGGCCACGACGATCATGAAGTTGGGATACTCGGCGATCATCGCCAGCGTGTCGGGCACTTCGCGATCCTTCTGCACATAGATGCCGCCGCCGCCGGAAACGCGCGTCGGATAGGCCGGCCCCATGGCGTAGAGCATCGGACCGACGCGATGGTAGTAGAGATCGCTGGCGATGCCGTTGGAATAGTCCCAATACTTCCGCCAGCGGAAGAAGCGCTCGGCGCTGAACGGGCGCTTCGGCGCCGGGCCGAGCCAGCGCTTCCAGTCGATCGTCTCCGGCGACGCCTCTTCATCGATGTAATAGTTCCACTCGCCGGCGACGGAGTTGCGGCTGTAGGTGGTCTGCCCCCACAGGACCTCGCCGATCGCCCCCTCGCCGATCAGTTCCTTCACCTTGTGCCAGCGGGCGTCGGAGAGAAACTGGCTGCCGACCTGGAGCACGCGGTTGTATTTCGCGGCGGCTTCCATGACCTGCGCGCTCTCGTCCACGGTCAGCGTGCTGGGCTTCTGGAGGTAGACGTCCTTGCCGGCGGCGAAGGCATCGATGGTCATCTGGGCGTGCCAGTGATCCGGCGTGGCAATGAGCACGCAATCGATGTCGGGGCGCGCCAGCAGCTCGCGATACTCGATGTAGATGTCTTTGTCCTCGAGTTTCGAAATGGCTTTGGCGCGCTCGCGGTGGCGCTGATAGACGTCGCAGATGGCGGCAACTTCGATATCCCTGTCCTCTTCCTGCTGCCGGACGAAGGCGCGCAGGTGGCCGGTGCCCATGATGCCCACGCCGATCATGCCGACGCGGATGCGGTCATTCGCGCCCACCACGCGGCTGGCGGAGCGGGCGCTGATCGAAGGCTTCACTTTTTTCGCCTGGGCGGAGCGGGCCGCGGCGAGCGAACCGGCGGCGGCCAGGAACAGGCGGCGGGAGGAGATGCTTTCCGTGCTCATTGAATTGAAACGAGAACCTCTCTTTCATGTTTCCACACGGCGGGCGGCGGCGTTCCATCTCAGACGCCGCCCGGTGCGGAGCGAATCCAGCGTCATCGACAGCACGATGACGGCGGAAAGACCGGCTTCAACGGGCGCGTTCGGTTCCCGGCGGGTGCGGATGCAATCAAGGAAGTTCCGGATGTGATCCCGCGTAGCGGCGCCGAAGGAGCCCGGCCGGCTCTCCTCCCGTTCAGGCGTGAGTTCGGGCTGGCTGGTTTCCGGATAGAGCATGAAGTGTTCGCGCCCGATGTCGAAACGGGCGCGCGAGCCGTGGAACTGGGCGAGCTGGTCCAGCCGCGGGTGATACCGCATGGCCTTGTAGCCGAGGGTGAACACGGCGAAGTAGTTCTCGGGGTACTCGATCAGGATCGAGGCCGTGTCGGTGACCTCGGCGCCCTCAAGATTGACGCGCCCGCCCGAGCAGGTGACAGCCAGGGGCGCAGACGATTTCATGAACCAGTGGAAGACGTCCACCATGTGGGCCGCCTGCCCGATCAGCAGGCCGCCGGAGTAGTCGAAGTAGTAATACCAGTTGAAGAAGCGCATGGGGTCGAGGGGGCGCTGCGGCGCCGGCCCGAGCCACCGTTGCCAGTCGAGCTCGCCTTCGAGCTGGCGCTGTGCGAGCGACTTCTGGTGGTTGAGCCACCAGGAGTTGACCAGCCGCACCTCGCCCAGACGGCCGGAATCGATGATGCTCTTCGCTTCCTGGAACAGCGGAGCGCTGCGGCGCTGCGTGCCCACCTGCACGATGCGCTTTGTACGGCGCACGGCTTCGACCACCTGGAAGGCCTCTTCAATGGTGTGTGTGAGCGGCTTTTCGACGTAGACATCCTTGCCCGCCACGACGGCGTCGATGACCATGCGGGCGTGCCAGTGGTCCGGCGTGGCGACGATGACGGCGTGCAGGCCGGGGTCCTCGAGCAGGCGGCGGTAATCCGTGTAGCCGCGCGCGCCCGTGCTGGCGGCCTTCAGTCCTGCTTCGAGATTCGGCTTGTAGACGTCGCACACGGCGGGGATCTCGGCCCCGATTTCCCGGAACTCGGCGGCGAGGAGGCGCCCGCGGCCGCCGGCGCCGATGACGCCTGCGCGAATGCGGTCCGGCGATTGGATGAATGCGCCTGCGGAGCAGAGAAACGTGCGTCGCTGCATGGCGACAGTCTACAACCAGAGGCCTGGCGTGGCCTCAGCGATAGACCTGCGCCACGGAGTCCGCGATCACATCGGGCACAAGATGCCGCCACGGCTCGCCCGAACGGATTCGGCGGCGGACCTCTGTGGAGGAGATGCCGTCGAGCAGCACCGGCACGATCAGCGTATGGATGCGCGGGCGGAGGCGCGGAGGCGGAGCGAAGGGCAGCGGGCGTGGAGCGACGAGCAGCTCATACTCTTCCAGCTGTTTTTCGATGGAGGGCAGATCTCCGTAGTCCCAGCCGACGATGCGCGCCGCCGCGTCGCTGCCGCAGACGTGAAAGACGCGCGCGGCGCCGAACGCGCGCGCCTCGCGGGCCATCTCGAGAAAAAGTCCGCCTTCGCTGACGGCGGCGGCGAACAGCGGGTGCAATGATGCCAAACTGCGGATCCACTCCGCGCGCTGAGCGAACGAGGCGCCCTCGTATGGCTTGTGCGGAAACGCGCGCGGCAGGACAAAGACAGCGCGACGGGCCCATCCAAGCGCGGAACGGGCCAGCTCGACATGCGCGCGCGTGGGAGGATTCCACGCGCCAGCCAGCAGCGCCACGGAAGAGTCCAGCGCACCGGCGAGCAGCTCCATGCCATCATCGTAGCGAGATGAAAATCCGGGAAGTCGAAGCGCTGGCCGTCTCCATTCCGCTGCCGCAGCCCGTGGCGGACGCAGTGCGGCGGATCACGCACCGCGATCACCTGATCGTGAAGATCCGGACCGATGAAGGGCGGGAGGGGCTGGGCTTCGCTCTCGGCTACGACGGCACGCGGGCGATGCTGGCCCTGATCGACGAGATTTACCGTCCGATTCTCCTGGGCGCGAACGCGCTGGACACGGAACATTTGTGGGCGGAAATGTACCGGCAGTCGATCCAGGCCGGCCGGCGGGGAGCGGCGCTGCGGGCCATCAGCGCCATCGACATCGCGCTGTGGGACCTGCGCGGGAAAGCCGCGGGGCTGCCAGTGATGGAGCTGCTGGGCGTCCACCGGCGGCGCATGCGCTGCTATGCCACGGGCGGCTACTACCGCGCGGGGCAGAGCGTCGAGGAGCTGGTCCGCGAGGTTTCAGCCACGGCGGAGACGGGTTTCACTGCGGTGAAGCTCAAGGTGGGCGCGTTGAGCGCGGCTGAAGATGCGCGGCGCGTGGGCGCGGTGCGCAAGGCTCTGGGAGACGAATTCGACATTCTGCTCGACGCCAACGGCGGCTGGAAGAGCGCGCCGGAGGCGATCGCCGCGATGGAGCGGCTGGAGGAGTTCCGCCCGTACTGGATCGAAGAGCCGGTGCGCGCCGACAACCTGACGGCGATGGCGCGGATCGCGGAGAAGATCCGGACCCCGGTGGCGACGGGCGAACTGGAGGCCACGCGGTGGGCGTTTGCGGAGCTGGTGGAGCGCAGGGCGGCATCGATCCTGCAGCCGGACGCGACCGTCTGCGGAGGCGTGAGCGAGTGGCTGAAGATCGCCTGCATGGCGGCGGCGTTCGACATCCCCGTTGCGCCGCACTATCACTGGGACGTGCATACGCAGTTGTGCGCAGCGCTGCCGAACGCAATTTTCATTGAGTATTTCCCCGCTGCGTCGGGCGTCAAGATGTTCGACTCGCTGCTGAGGGAACCGATGAAGGTGAGGGACGGCTGGATCGAGCCGCGCACGGCGCCGGGCTTCGGTGTCGAGCTGGACGAAGCCGCGGTGGCGCGGTATCGCCTGGCATAGTGAGTCCGGCTTGCGCCGGGCGGCGTCCTATAGTTGAAGAGGGAGCAGCGATGTTCACCTGGATCTGTCCCGTGTGCGGCGCTGAAGTGCCGCCGTCCGAGGCCGAGTGTCCGCGATGCGTCGAGCGGAGGCAGGCGGCGTCCGCCGCCCAGCCTGCGGCTCCGCCGCCCGCTCCGCACACGCCTTCCGCGCCTCCGCCCTACGTTCCGCCGCAACAGGCCGGACCGGGTGGCTGGACGCAGGCTCCTCCGCAGGCGGCATGGCCGCCCGCCGAAGCAGCGCCTCAGGCCCCACCGCAGCCCGCCTGGACTCCGCCTGCAGCCGTTCCGCCCGCAGCAGCTCCGCCGCAGCAACAGGTGTACGTGATCGGCGAGACCCGGAGCCGGCGGCCGATGCCTGCCTGGCTGGCGGCAGTGCTGACGCTGGCAGTCATCGGAGGCGGCCTGTTTCTTCTGTACCGGTATATCTCGTCCGATTCAGGGCGCGCCGGGACGGCGAAGAAAGCGGCTCCGTTTGAGACCCCTCAGACGCAGGCCGCCGCTCACCCCTTCGCCAGGTACCTGGAAGTGACCGGCGTGCGGCTGCTGGAAGGCAAGGACAAGAAGCTGCTGACACGGTTCGTTCTGGTGAATCACGCTCCGGCGGACCTGACGGGGTTCCGGGTGAAGGTGACGCTGGAGGCGGCCAATGCGGAGCCCGGAGAAGCGGTGATCGCCGTGGTGGAGGCGACGCCCGGCTCCATCCCTGCCTACGGAGTGAAGGACATGGAGGCGCCGCTGGTGACGCCCTTGCGCGTCTATGAACTCCCGGACTGGCAGTTCGTGCGGGCGCGCGTGGAGATCATGGACGCGAAGTAGCGGCGGCCAGAAGGCGGCGCTGGGCGCGGGTCCAGGCGCAGCGCTGATCTGAAGGAAGGGATTCTCCGAGGCGCGCGAGAGCAAGGCGCGTTTCCAGAGAGCATGGCTGGAGAGCCAGCGCACGGGTCAGATCCGCGCGGGCGGATTCTGTCTGCTGCAGGGCAAGCCATGCGGCGGCGCGCCCGGCGAGCGCCCGGTGGTGGCGGGAATCGAGTTCCAGCGCGCGATCGAATTCCGACAGGGCTTCGTACGGGCGCCCCGCGCGGAGCAGGGCGATTCCGTAAGCGGCGGCGAGCTCAGCATGCCGATCGCCGTTCCGGCGTACCTCGGCCAGCAACTCCAGCGCCTGCGGCGGCGGCAGGT
This DNA window, taken from Bryobacteraceae bacterium, encodes the following:
- a CDS encoding oxidoreductase, coding for MSTESISSRRLFLAAAGSLAAARSAQAKKVKPSISARSASRVVGANDRIRVGMIGVGIMGTGHLRAFVRQQEEDRDIEVAAICDVYQRHRERAKAISKLEDKDIYIEYRELLARPDIDCVLIATPDHWHAQMTIDAFAAGKDVYLQKPSTLTVDESAQVMEAAAKYNRVLQVGSQFLSDARWHKVKELIGEGAIGEVLWGQTTYSRNSVAGEWNYYIDEEASPETIDWKRWLGPAPKRPFSAERFFRWRKYWDYSNGIASDLYYHRVGPMLYAMGPAYPTRVSGGGGIYVQKDREVPDTLAMIAEYPNFMIVVAGSMANGAPNRYLPQVIYGHSGTIVVENDRVIVTPEMFVARALNRPTEARTFEFKNAQREMNRRHTDNFFECMRTRKTPVLGPELAHQVMLSVMLGCESYRSGEMRLYDPAARKLTRRASARPAYEGDGKNHPLGPKKEPSV
- a CDS encoding NADH-dependent dehydrogenase, with the translated sequence MQRRTFLCSAGAFIQSPDRIRAGVIGAGGRGRLLAAEFREIGAEIPAVCDVYKPNLEAGLKAASTGARGYTDYRRLLEDPGLHAVIVATPDHWHARMVIDAVVAGKDVYVEKPLTHTIEEAFQVVEAVRRTKRIVQVGTQRRSAPLFQEAKSIIDSGRLGEVRLVNSWWLNHQKSLAQRQLEGELDWQRWLGPAPQRPLDPMRFFNWYYYFDYSGGLLIGQAAHMVDVFHWFMKSSAPLAVTCSGGRVNLEGAEVTDTASILIEYPENYFAVFTLGYKAMRYHPRLDQLAQFHGSRARFDIGREHFMLYPETSQPELTPEREESRPGSFGAATRDHIRNFLDCIRTRREPNAPVEAGLSAVIVLSMTLDSLRTGRRLRWNAAARRVET
- a CDS encoding racemase, which translates into the protein MKIREVEALAVSIPLPQPVADAVRRITHRDHLIVKIRTDEGREGLGFALGYDGTRAMLALIDEIYRPILLGANALDTEHLWAEMYRQSIQAGRRGAALRAISAIDIALWDLRGKAAGLPVMELLGVHRRRMRCYATGGYYRAGQSVEELVREVSATAETGFTAVKLKVGALSAAEDARRVGAVRKALGDEFDILLDANGGWKSAPEAIAAMERLEEFRPYWIEEPVRADNLTAMARIAEKIRTPVATGELEATRWAFAELVERRAASILQPDATVCGGVSEWLKIACMAAAFDIPVAPHYHWDVHTQLCAALPNAIFIEYFPAASGVKMFDSLLREPMKVRDGWIEPRTAPGFGVELDEAAVARYRLA